Genomic segment of Methanomicrobia archaeon:
AAAATTACGACTTAATCGTTGTTGGCGCGGGTCCTGCAGGCTTGACTGCAGGCATATTCGGTGCGCGGAGCGGTCTGAAGACGCTCGTGCTTGACCGGGGTATCTGTGGCGGGTTAACCAACGAGGCCACGCTGATCGATAATTACCCGGGGTTCCGGCGCATTGGGGGGATGGAGCTGGTGGAGCTGATCAAAGCGCAGACAGCAGACTACACGGAGATCAAGGAGCTGGAAGGCGTCGAAGCGATTGAGCCGGCTGGGCACGCAGTGCGCGTCGTTACAGAAAAGGGCGCGTATCGCACGCGCGCGATCGTGCTCGCGACGGGAACGAAGAAGCGAAAACTGGGTGTGACGGGCGAGGCGGAATTCCTTGGCCGCGGCGTTTCTTACTGCGCGACCTGTGATGGGTTCTTCTTCAAAAATAAAGCGGTTATGGTCGTCGGTGGCGGCGACTCGGCGGTCAGAGGCGCGTTATATCTGCAGAACCTCGGCGCAGAGGTCTCTTTGATACACCGGCGCGCGGAGCTCAGGGCTGAGCAGTACTTACAGACGAGTATGAAGAAGGCAGGTATACACATCTATTGGGATTCCATCGTGAAGGAGATACGCGGCGAGAACGTTGTGCGCAGCGTGCTTCGGTACGATAAAGCGCATGATAAAGAAGAGGAAGTCCCGGTCGATGGCGTTTTCATCTATGTCGGTGAGGAACCAGCCAATGCCCTGGCTCAGCAACTGCAGGTAACGCTCGATGCTTCTGGCTACATCAGCACCGACCGGGGGCAGCGGACGAGCAGGGCAGGTATCTATGCGGCCGGCGATGTCACGGGCGGTGTGCGGCAGATCGTGGTGGCGTGTGCCGAAGGCGCGGTTGCGGCCTCTTCTGCCCATGACGACCTTGTCGGATGACGGTCTCAAGCGATCGATCAAGCGAGCGATCGCGTGAGTGAGTGAGTTAGTGAGTGAGCAAGCAAGCGAGCGGAATAAAAATGCGAGCCCGGAATCGAAAGATACGTGAGATCGGAATCGACGAGGCGGGGAAAGGCCCGGTTATTGGCTCGCTGTTCATCGCCGGCGTCCAGTGTTTTGACGGGCTCGAACTGCTGGGTGTGCGCGATTCGAAGCGGTTAACTCCTGCCCGGCGTGAAGCGCTTGCCGCACAGATCGAGGCCGCGACCGAGGTGTTTGTGGTGGAGATGCGTGCGCATGAGATCGACGAGCGGCGCAGAGCGCGGACGATGAATGAGATCATGGTCGAGCGGTTTGCCGACGTGCTTACGCATTTTCTCGCGGATCGCGCGATCGTGGATGCCGCGGATGTGAAGCCCGAGCGGTTCGCCGCGAATCTGGGTGCGTGTTACCGGAATGCCTGCGGCGGTGAGATCGCGCTCATCTCAGAGAACAGGGCGGATGAGCGTTATCCGCTCGTCAGTGCTGCATCGATCGTTGCCAAGGTGCATCGGGATCGCTCGATACGCGCGCTCGAAGCGGAACTCGGGTGCACGATCGGGAGTGGCTATCCGTCCGACGCAAAAACAATCCAATTTCTACATACGCTACAGAAAGACCATGATTTTGACGACCTGCCCCACTACGTGCGCAGATCGTGGCGGACGGTTCAGTATTTATATACTCACAGCGGCTTTTAAGAATGAAATGGTGACCCCTAAGGCGGAAACGGAAGAGGGGAAGCATCACGAGGGGAAGGAAGAAAAAGATACCGATGATTATAACGAGACGGTCAAGATATGTCCTGAATGCAGCTCAAAGAATCTTATACGGGATTATGGCAGGGCGGAGCTCTTCTGTGCTCAGTGTGGTCTCGTAGTCGCAGAGAATATCGTTGATCTCGGGCCTGAGTGGCGTGCCTTTGATTTCGAGCAGATCTCAAAACGAGCGCGAGTCGGTGCGCCAATGACCTATCGAATTCATGATAAGGGCTTGAGCACGCTGGTTACCTGGTCGCCAACGGGTCAGGGCCAGTACAAATTAAAGAAATGGCAGCAGCGCACGCACATCGCGAACACGACCGAGCGGAGTTTCATCTTCGCGCTCTCGGAGATCGATCGAATGGCCTGCGCGCTCAAACTGCCGATGAACATTAGGGAAGCGGCATCGATGCTCTATCGGAAAGCGATGCGGAAACGGCTCATTCGCGGCCGGAGCATTGAGGGCATCGCGACGGCGATCCTGTACATCACCTGCCGGCAGTACGGCGTACCGCGCACCCTGGAGGAGGTCCGGGACATCTCACGCGTGGGTCAGAAAGAGATTAGCCGGGCCTATCGGTTCCTCTTACGCGAGCTGGATCTGAAAGTATCGCCCGCTTCTCCCGTCGATTTCGTGCCTCGGTTCTGCTCGTTGCTCGATTTGAGCGGCGATATCCGGTCCAAAGCGATCGAGATCATCAAGCGCGCGACAGAGGAGGAACTGACCAACGGACGAGGCCCCATCGGCATTGCCGCGGCTGCTATTTACATCGCAGCGATACTCGGCGGCGAGCACCGCACCCAGAAAGAGGTCTCAGATGTTACCGGCGTGACCGAAGTGACGATCAGGAACAGATATAAGGAATTGTCAGAGCAGTTGGACATCGACGTGCTGCTCTAACACGGCACACGCAGCCTACCTATCTATTAACCGAAAGCGCTTCCCGCAAACGTCTCATCACTGGTAAGGAGCGCTCGTGCCGCGAGCTTCGCAACCCGCAGGGGCTCGGGTATCTTGCCGTGGGTCGTGAATCGTTTGAGGAGGCGCACGGCATCGGCCTTCTCCAGACCCAGGAACCGTATCAGATCCTCATATTCGTCCTGTATGATCACGGGTGTTCGAGCGCCCAGCCGCTGATAGGCGGCGAGTCGTACGTCCCGATCGGCGGCGTCGAAGTGCCGGGCGATGTGCGCTTCCAGACCCGCCGATTCATCATAGGTCACGCAGATCAGCGGAATCAGCAGCTGCTCATAGACGTTCGTTAGATCAATGATATTGAACCAGCTGATAACGCAGCCGTTGAGCATGAGCACATTGAGGTCATCGCGCTGGAGCGAAGCAACGAGGCGCACTACCCCTGCTGTCGCGTCCATGCCCCCGACGGTGATGCGCGTGAAGCCCATGCCGTCAATGACCAGATCGGATCGCATCACAACGCCGGCGAGCACCGACTGCTCATGATCGCGCCGGAAGCTCTCGGCAATGCCCAGTACACGAATCCCTTTCTTATCCGGATGGAGTACCATGCATGAATTACACGTACGGGGTGCGCTCCCGCTCTTTTTGCTCGCGGTACCGCCGCCTGAAGCCGGGTTCGGCTTGCAGTCGCTCGAGCTCGTAATCCAGCTTCTCATCAAGCCGCGCCTGCTCGCTCGAGATGTACTCTTTGCAGAGTTTGTGCGTGGTATCCGAGGAGTACTGCTGCACACCAGCCATAATAATGGACAGATCAGCTTTCTGAGGCGCGATCAATCCGAAAGGCACGGGCGAGCCCCGGCCCATGAGCGCTTTGAGCTCCTCATCGAGCTTGCCCACGTCCAGGCCAAACCCGATCGCCTCGCTACCGCTGGTCTGCTCGAATTTGAGCTGCCAGATATGATCCGAGCTGGAGACGAACATATCGTGTCGCCCCTTTGGATTACGGCCGCTGAGCACGCGCCAGTCCGCCCTCTGCTTGCTCCTGTCCCAGTGCTCTTTCAATTTGCGGGTGATCTCCGCAGACGTCTGGATTCCCATGGTACCTACGTACGTACGTACGTGCCTCATTTAGTACTAGCGCGTTACGCACATAAATTTCTAGTCAGAACCGCTACGCTCTTACAGCCTGAAGAATAGAACCGAACCATGCTCGCGATCATCCTTGCAGGAGGCCACAGTAGGAGGTTACGCGCCGAGGAGCGCGAAAAAGCGTCATCACTATCGGTAGTTCGAGCAGCGGAAACGCGCGCAAGCTCATCGATATCGTTGTGGACAGTGTGCAGGGCTCACGGGTAGCCGAATTCTGCGTGGCGGTCACCCGGAATACGCCAAAAACCGCGAATTACTCTGAGAACCGGGGCTATAGCACAATCGAGACGCCCGGTGCGGGCTATATTGAGGATGTATGGTTCCTGCTCCGCAGCTATCCCGAATTTATCTCCATTACCTGCGATCTCCCGTTTGTGCAACCCGCGCATATTAACGCGCTCATCGACGCGTACGCCGTGCATCAGCTCAGTATCACCGGTGCCGTTCCGGTGGCCTTGTTACCTGCGGGCTTAACGCCCAGACATGCGTTCGCCCATAACGGCATGCCGCTCGTGCCCTGCGGGCTTAACGTGGTAACGAGCACGCACGAGTCAGTACCGTACATCTTCGACGAGCCGCTGCTTGCCGTCAATGTGAACACCAGGGAGGAGCTGGCACTGGCGAGGCGACTGGCGAGACACAACT
This window contains:
- a CDS encoding GTP--adenosylcobinamide-phosphate guanylyltransferase, whose protein sequence is MTIGSSSSGNARKLIDIVVDSVQGSRVAEFCVAVTRNTPKTANYSENRGYSTIETPGAGYIEDVWFLLRSYPEFISITCDLPFVQPAHINALIDAYAVHQLSITGAVPVALLPAGLTPRHAFAHNGMPLVPCGLNVVTSTHESVPYIFDEPLLAVNVNTREELALARRLARHNY
- a CDS encoding ribonuclease HII, coding for MREIGIDEAGKGPVIGSLFIAGVQCFDGLELLGVRDSKRLTPARREALAAQIEAATEVFVVEMRAHEIDERRRARTMNEIMVERFADVLTHFLADRAIVDAADVKPERFAANLGACYRNACGGEIALISENRADERYPLVSAASIVAKVHRDRSIRALEAELGCTIGSGYPSDAKTIQFLHTLQKDHDFDDLPHYVRRSWRTVQYLYTHSGF
- a CDS encoding DUF99 family protein; this encodes MVLHPDKKGIRVLGIAESFRRDHEQSVLAGVVMRSDLVIDGMGFTRITVGGMDATAGVVRLVASLQRDDLNVLMLNGCVISWFNIIDLTNVYEQLLIPLICVTYDESAGLEAHIARHFDAADRDVRLAAYQRLGARTPVIIQDEYEDLIRFLGLEKADAVRLLKRFTTHGKIPEPLRVAKLAARALLTSDETFAGSAFG
- a CDS encoding FAD-binding protein — its product is MKNDKENYDLIVVGAGPAGLTAGIFGARSGLKTLVLDRGICGGLTNEATLIDNYPGFRRIGGMELVELIKAQTADYTEIKELEGVEAIEPAGHAVRVVTEKGAYRTRAIVLATGTKKRKLGVTGEAEFLGRGVSYCATCDGFFFKNKAVMVVGGGDSAVRGALYLQNLGAEVSLIHRRAELRAEQYLQTSMKKAGIHIYWDSIVKEIRGENVVRSVLRYDKAHDKEEEVPVDGVFIYVGEEPANALAQQLQVTLDASGYISTDRGQRTSRAGIYAAGDVTGGVRQIVVACAEGAVAASSAHDDLVG
- a CDS encoding transcription initiation factor IIB; the encoded protein is MVTPKAETEEGKHHEGKEEKDTDDYNETVKICPECSSKNLIRDYGRAELFCAQCGLVVAENIVDLGPEWRAFDFEQISKRARVGAPMTYRIHDKGLSTLVTWSPTGQGQYKLKKWQQRTHIANTTERSFIFALSEIDRMACALKLPMNIREAASMLYRKAMRKRLIRGRSIEGIATAILYITCRQYGVPRTLEEVRDISRVGQKEISRAYRFLLRELDLKVSPASPVDFVPRFCSLLDLSGDIRSKAIEIIKRATEEELTNGRGPIGIAAAAIYIAAILGGEHRTQKEVSDVTGVTEVTIRNRYKELSEQLDIDVLL